From Pyrenophora tritici-repentis strain M4 chromosome 1, whole genome shotgun sequence, the proteins below share one genomic window:
- a CDS encoding Dimer-Tnp-hAT domain containing protein, with the protein MRLYPFLKDHLNVNLRAAWSKANDYYNKLDDSPAYYAAVCLHPYYKNYCDVAWADKADWLTSANASFQQLWAAYKPQRARQRYTTAPSSNNIDEAIIAILSRNNDREAPLDEFERWKTQEPQWTQEQYNADGNPVQYWIQLLPKYPHLAQFAIDIMTIQHQAATVSASSVSLATFLNLNDVLWAVSYSQLFN; encoded by the exons atgaggttatacccgtttttga aggatcacctcaacgtcaacctccgcgccgcgtggagcaaagccaacgactactacaacaagctcgacgactcgcccgcttactacgccgctgtttgcctacacccgtactacaagaactactgcgatgtggcgtgggcagacaaagctgattggcttactagtgccaacgcgtcgttccaacagctttgggcggcatacaaacctcaacgagcacgccagcggtatacaactgcgccgagtagcaacaacatagacgaggcaattattgctatacttagccgcaacaatgaccgagaggctccacttgacgagtttgagcgctggaaaacacaagagccgcagtggacgcaggagcagtacaacgcagatggaaatcctgtccaatactggatacaactactgccgaaatacccgcatttagcgcagtttgcaatcgatatcatgactatccagcatcaagcagcgactgtgagcgcctcttcagtgagcttggcgaccttcttgaacctaaacgacgtgctctgggcagtgagctactcgcagctcttcaattag
- a CDS encoding Dimer-Tnp-hAT domain containing protein, with product MARLEQQEAEADAAESAALDALMAARAKKDRLRKQRKQLKRREQEWVDESGKFVEDIEALEAVEALNREVAHLEDGLMPGTLALDWGVFMPTFSGDDSEFAGLDYGGTAQVAGGSSGATLMWVFTYKFDEDGYLYRFKARLVVRGDLEQLYGDTYAATLAARTFRALIAIANQFGLELLQYDVPNAFLNATLNRKLYAETPDGFKKDGELLQVLRALLDAYTGISMHIYREFEKKLEEHYGLKCLGELKWFLGIRVVRDINARTIHLVQDAYIDKVAAKYNIISAGRLLRCLCWRTIWNSLWRSRTKLGQRPIRSFLQAQAINEVEIQEYLATPQDYRDPIFFGASDASFADDVETRRSSQGYVFQLFGMTVDWKSTLQRTVTKSTTEAELLALSLAGSETDFPTSNRAGTVATTEAGEGGQDETNSALVENFDGIDWARLPDFIKPLARSKRPKSWIFQYGYRVVERHATSRIWFVCKYCHVHKTIDAGRGGLFNITQATTSAATHLSQPKPGHNLTKDGQNVQQNTANAFGNFDVEGFRTATVMWLVNRNHPLSELTTPDFREMMRFANPEAEAALWVSNTSVSTFVMRLFRSIRPQVIDTLSGSVSKIHVSFDGWTTKAGIIRDLPIDLPELAGAHTGEAIAKAISTTLSAYGITSDRLGYLYSTTLPTTTLRSALAREYEFESAHRRLRCSCHTLNLIGQAIIFGTNKDAYGNTQEQYNTEEQYMREWRKDGPIGVLVDVINYIKTPQQYELFRGYQRLANNNLPAEGVSKVILEDAHAAQRNNKRPDAPNWMRSTGLRAADWAVIAEYQDCLEPLKYATKRLEGRSKDGKYGAIYEVIPVFEYVLSKLEAGRAQDHLNVNLRAAWSKANDYYNKLDDSPAYYAAVCLHPYYKNYCDVAWADKADWLTSANASFQQLWAAYKPQRARQRYTTAPSSNNIDEAIIAILSRNNDREAPLDEFERWKTQEPQWTQEQYNADGNPVQYWIQLLPKYPHLAQFAIDIMTIQHQAATVSASSVSLATFLNLNDVLWA from the exons ATGGCGCGTCTTGAACAACAAGAGGCCGAAGCGGATGCTGCAGAGTCTGCGGCATTGGATGCTTTGATGGCTGCGCGTGCGAAGAAGGATCGTCTTCGCAAGCAGCGTAAGCAGTTAAAGCGTCGTGAGCAAGAATGGGTTGATGAGTCGGGAAAGTTTGTTGAGGATATCGAGGCGTTGGAAGCGGTCGAGGCGTTGAATCGAGAGGTAGCGCATCTGGAAGACGGTCTTATGCCTGGTACTTTGGCATTGGATTGGGGCGTCTTTATGCCTACTTTCTCTGGGGATGATTCCGAGTTCGCCGGTCTTGATTACGGTGGTACTGCGCAAGTAGCTGGCGGCAGTTC AGGTGCTACCCTGATGTGGGTATTCACATACAAATTTGATGAGGATGGCTACCTCTATCGATTCAAGGCACGACTTGTGGTCCGTGGTGATCTGGAACAGCTGTATGGAGACACCTACGCTGCCACATTAGCCGCTCGAACGTTCCGAGCACTCATCGCAATAGCCAATCAGTTTGGACTAGAGCTGCTCCAGTACGACGTACCGAATGCATTTCTTAATGCTACACTTAATCGAAAGCTTTATGCTGAGACACCAGACGGTTTCAAGAAAGATGGAGAGCTACTACAGGTGCTCCGAGCCCT GCTTGACGCCTATACTGGGATTTCCATGC ACATCTACCGAGAGTTTGAGAAGAAGCTTGAAGAGCATTATGGCCTGAAATGCCTCGGAGAGCTCAAGTGGTTCTTAGGCATACGCGTCGTTCGAGACATCAACGCACGCACAATTCACTTGGTGCAGGACGCCTACATTGACAAGGTTGCTGCCAAGTACAACATTATCTCAGCTGGCCGCCTTCTGAGGTGCCTATGCTGGCGAACTATCTGGAACAGTCTCTGGAGGAGCCGAACAAAGCTCGGACAAAGACCTATCAGGAGCTT CCTACAAGCGCAAGCTATTAATGAAGTGGAGATTCAGGAATACCTGGCCACACCGCAGGACTATCGCGATCCTATCTTCTTTGGAGCATCTGATGCCTCCTTTGCTGACGACGTTGAGACGCGCCGGAGCTCTCAAGGATACGTATTTCAGCTCTTTGGCATGACTGTTGACTGGAAGTCAACACTCCAACGCACTGTTACGAAATCAACAACGGAAGCAGAGCTTCTCGCTCTATCACTCGCTGGATCAGAGAcagactttccaacaagcaa ccgagctggcacggtggctacaactgaggctggagagggtggtcaggatgagacaaacagcgcactagttgagaactttgacggcattgactgggcacgtttacctgattttatcaagccattggcgcgttctaagcgcccaaaaagttggatctttcagtatggctaccgcgttgttgagcgccatgctacatctcgaatctggtttgtgtgcaagtactgccatgtacacaaaactatcgacgctggccgtggtggtttgtttaacattactcaggctacaacctcagcagccacccatctcagccaaccaaagcctggccacaaccttacgaaagatggccaaa acgtacaacaaaacactgctaacgcgtttggaaacttcgacgtagagggctttcgaacagccactgtcatgtggcttgttaaccgaaaccacccgctcagcgaacttacgacgcctgattttagagagatgatgagatttgccaacccagaggcagaggcagcgttgtgggtaagtaataccagcgtttctacctttgtgatgaggttgttccggtctatacgaccgcaagttatcgacaccctgtcaggctcagtaagcaaaatacacgtaagctttgatggctggacaacaaagg ctggaataatacgagacttaccaatcgatctgcctgagctcgctggcgcccacaccggtgaggctattgccaaagctatctcgacgacgctctcagcatacggaataacaagcgaccgattaggctatttgtactcgacaacgctaccaacaacgacactgcgatccgcgctcgcgcgcgagtacgaatttgagtccgctcaccggcgcctccgctgcagttgtcacacgcttaacctcatcggccaggctattatatttggcaccaacaaagacgcctacggcaacactcaagagcagtacaataccgaggagcagtatatgcgagagtggcggaaagatggccctattggagtgctagttgacgtcatcaactatatcaaaacgccgcaacagtacgagctttttcgtggctaccagcgccttgccaacaacaacctgcctgctgaaggcgtctcaaa ggttatccttgaagatgcgcacgctgcgcagcggaataataagcggcccgacgccccaaactggatgagatcaactgggctccgagctgctgactgggcggtgattgcagagtaccaggactgcttagagccgctcaagtacgccacaaaacgcctcgagggacgctctaaggatggcaaatacggcgcaatctatgaggttatacccgtttttgagtacgtactcagcaagcttgaggccgggcgcgccc aggatcacctcaacgtcaacctccgcgccgcgtggagcaaagccaacgactactacaacaagctcgacgactcgcccgcttactacgccgctgtttgcctacacccgtactacaagaactactgcgatgtggcgtgggcagacaaagctgattggcttactagtgccaacgcgtcgttccaacagctttgggcggcatacaaacctcaacgagcacgccagcggtatacaactgcgccgagtagcaacaacatagacgaggcaattattgctatacttagccgcaacaatgaccgagaggctccacttgacgagtttgagcgctggaaaacacaagagccgcagtggacgcaggagcagtacaacgcagatggaaatcctgtccaatactggatacaactactgccgaaatacccgcatttagcgcagtttgcaatcgatatcatgactatccagcatcaagcagcgactgtgagcgcctcttcagtgagcttggcgaccttcttgaacctaaacgacgtgctctgggca taa